A genomic segment from Chitinophagaceae bacterium encodes:
- a CDS encoding S46 family peptidase, which yields MKKILVLLVFTASIFKAKADEGMWLPMLLGKQVYADMVKKGLKLTKDQLYSINKSSIKDAIIIFGGGCTGEIVSNQGLIFTNHHCGYDAIARASSVEHNYLRDGFYAFNKDQEIESELTVQFLEKIVDVTTEVEAGVKGLNWEERSKKINDVMKAITDKLADKENGISARIYSMFKGNQYIMYVYKTYRDIRLVGAPPESVGKFGGDTDNWEWPRHTGDFSIFRVYTAKDGKPTEYSKDNVPLKPKYFLPVSLKGVKDGDFAMIYGYPGGTNRYETSYGIKLKNEIENPTLVELRAIRLKYMHEQMIKDPAVKLKLASSYAGIANYWKFFDGETKQLKKFHTYEQKQAYENNFQKWANGKPAYENIFSDYAKNYAAWEPYSKLRQFLNEGIAGSPLVAFAASSLMGLERALVKTGALPEDIKKAAEAANARRTTWLEDEDKPSDEKILAAVTQMFYNEIDKSQHPVGFYEGLKNSYGPLDDDATYKKWAKYVFANTMIFDSVKWNAFIANPDANVLQADPAFSFASAFVKNYTGKYSTLYSAFVSKNNELGQAYMKGIMEMNPTAAAKMYPDANFSMRVSYGNVKSYSPRDAVKYDYVTTSRGVLEKYIPGDYEFDLPKKEIELFKNKDFGQYIDKKRNDLVIGFITTNDITGGNSGSPVMDAYGNLIGLAFDGNYEALSHKIAFDKDLNRTINVDIRYVLWCIDKLGGAKNIINELKLVR from the coding sequence ATGAAGAAAATTTTAGTATTACTTGTATTTACAGCAAGTATTTTTAAAGCAAAAGCTGATGAAGGCATGTGGTTGCCCATGTTGTTGGGCAAGCAAGTATATGCTGATATGGTAAAGAAAGGCCTTAAACTTACCAAAGATCAATTGTATTCTATCAACAAATCATCCATTAAAGATGCCATTATTATATTTGGCGGCGGATGTACAGGCGAAATTGTAAGTAACCAGGGTTTGATTTTTACCAATCACCATTGCGGTTACGATGCAATTGCCCGGGCAAGTAGCGTAGAGCATAATTACTTGCGTGACGGCTTTTATGCATTCAATAAAGACCAGGAAATCGAAAGTGAACTTACGGTTCAGTTTTTGGAAAAAATTGTAGATGTAACTACAGAAGTAGAAGCCGGGGTAAAAGGCTTAAACTGGGAAGAGCGTTCCAAAAAAATTAATGATGTAATGAAGGCCATAACGGATAAGCTGGCCGATAAAGAAAATGGAATTTCAGCAAGAATTTACAGCATGTTTAAAGGCAACCAGTATATCATGTATGTATATAAAACATACAGGGATATAAGGCTGGTGGGTGCGCCACCGGAAAGTGTGGGTAAATTTGGCGGAGATACAGATAATTGGGAATGGCCACGCCATACCGGCGACTTTTCCATTTTTCGTGTATATACTGCAAAAGACGGGAAACCTACCGAATACAGCAAAGACAATGTTCCCTTAAAGCCTAAATATTTTTTACCGGTAAGTTTAAAAGGGGTTAAAGATGGCGACTTTGCCATGATATACGGTTATCCCGGAGGTACCAACCGTTACGAAACCAGCTATGGCATTAAACTAAAAAACGAAATTGAGAACCCCACTTTAGTGGAGCTTAGGGCCATTCGTTTAAAGTATATGCATGAGCAAATGATTAAAGACCCAGCAGTAAAATTAAAATTGGCCAGCAGCTATGCAGGCATTGCTAATTACTGGAAGTTTTTTGATGGCGAAACAAAGCAGTTAAAAAAATTTCACACCTATGAGCAAAAGCAAGCTTATGAAAATAATTTTCAAAAATGGGCAAATGGTAAACCAGCGTATGAAAATATATTCAGTGATTATGCAAAAAATTATGCAGCATGGGAGCCTTACAGCAAATTGCGCCAATTTTTAAATGAAGGTATTGCCGGCTCGCCGCTGGTAGCATTTGCGGCATCTTCTCTCATGGGTCTCGAAAGGGCCCTTGTAAAAACCGGCGCTTTGCCTGAGGATATTAAGAAAGCTGCGGAAGCGGCTAATGCAAGGAGAACCACCTGGCTGGAAGATGAAGATAAACCCAGTGATGAAAAAATACTGGCTGCTGTAACCCAAATGTTTTATAACGAAATTGATAAAAGCCAGCACCCGGTTGGGTTTTACGAAGGCCTTAAAAACAGTTACGGTCCTTTGGACGATGATGCCACTTATAAAAAATGGGCAAAATACGTTTTTGCCAACACTATGATTTTTGATAGTGTAAAATGGAATGCCTTTATTGCAAATCCCGATGCCAATGTTTTACAGGCCGATCCTGCATTTAGTTTTGCATCGGCATTTGTAAAAAATTACACAGGTAAATACTCCACATTATATTCTGCGTTTGTAAGTAAAAATAATGAACTGGGGCAGGCCTATATGAAAGGCATTATGGAAATGAACCCTACAGCCGCTGCTAAAATGTACCCTGATGCAAATTTTAGCATGAGGGTAAGTTATGGCAATGTAAAAAGCTATAGCCCAAGAGATGCGGTGAAATACGATTATGTAACAACCAGCCGTGGCGTTTTGGAAAAATATATTCCCGGCGATTATGAATTTGACCTGCCTAAAAAAGAAATTGAATTGTTTAAAAATAAGGATTTTGGGCAGTATATTGACAAAAAACGCAACGACCTTGTAATTGGTTTTATTACTACCAACGATATTACAGGAGGAAACAGCGGCAGCCCGGTAATGGATGCTTATGGCAACCTTATTGGCCTTGCTTTTGACGGCAACTACGAGGCATTAAGCCACAAAATTGCATTTGACAAAGACCTTAATCGTACCATAAATGTAGATATCCGCTATGTTTTATGGTGCATAGATAAACTGGGAGGAGCCAAAAATATTATCAACGAACTGAAGTTGGTTCGCTAA
- the pbpC gene encoding penicillin-binding protein 1C, giving the protein MNSLKPKTKIILLVLAALLIWFYFSLPKTLFNTPTCYVLEDKDAVLLNATIAKDGQWRFPFNEKVPKKFSDCITEFEDKRFYYHPGVDPIAFTRAFIKNMRNKGVPQGGSTISMQVLRLAQKNNKRNLWNKLKESILAVRLECRYSKKYILALYACNAPFGGNVVGLDAAAWRYFGTSPEKLSWGQMATLAVLPNAPSLVHPGKNREVLLRKRNYLLDKLQQANKMSTTDCELAKLEPLPGVPLSLPQNATHLFQRFLNENKKSITLTKAKTTISIALQKNVAAILRQQQAILKGNGINNACALVLDVETGNALAYVGNISERLNPEMESDVDVIAAPRSPGSALKPILYAAMLSEGLILPGTLVPDVPMQIGNYAPKNFDLGYDGAVPAHNALARSLNIPALKMLQQYKYQRFYEVLKSCGITTLNRPAGNYGLSLVLGGCEVTLWDLAGVYASMARTLNHQTLNKGKINNSDFHAPNYLQKKSPNKSIVQNVALDATSLYFTFQAMKEVMRPGEEGLWQQFSSSQTIAWKTGTSFGFRDGWAVGVTPKYVVAVWCGNADGEGRPDLIGIKTAAPVMFDIFRLLPHGGWFKKPVYNFSFVPVCRQSGFKANLDCNDVDTLFVSENGSKSPLCPYHRMVNLDASGLYRVTAECESPSAMQHKSWFVLTPAMEYYYKQKNADYIPLPAFKPGCAFSDAGKTIDIIYPLPNAKIYVPLEINGQRGKTIFSATHRRSNAKIFWSLDDEFIVTTQLFHQVAINPPVGKHTITLVDENGITVTRQFEIVEKEK; this is encoded by the coding sequence ATAAATTCCCTCAAACCCAAAACCAAGATTATTTTACTGGTACTAGCAGCACTGTTGATATGGTTTTACTTTTCATTGCCCAAAACTTTGTTTAATACACCCACCTGCTATGTGCTGGAAGACAAAGACGCTGTACTTTTAAATGCAACCATTGCGAAAGACGGACAATGGCGGTTTCCTTTTAATGAAAAAGTCCCAAAAAAGTTTTCAGATTGCATAACAGAATTTGAAGACAAAAGGTTTTATTATCATCCCGGTGTGGATCCTATAGCATTTACAAGGGCATTTATTAAAAATATGCGCAATAAAGGCGTCCCCCAGGGCGGAAGTACAATAAGCATGCAGGTACTTCGCCTTGCACAAAAAAACAACAAACGTAATTTATGGAACAAGCTTAAGGAAAGTATACTTGCCGTAAGGCTGGAGTGCCGTTATTCCAAAAAATATATCCTTGCCTTATATGCATGTAATGCCCCATTTGGCGGCAATGTTGTAGGCCTAGATGCCGCAGCCTGGAGATACTTTGGTACAAGCCCCGAAAAGCTCAGCTGGGGGCAAATGGCAACATTAGCTGTTTTGCCCAATGCACCATCTTTAGTGCATCCCGGAAAAAACAGGGAAGTATTATTAAGAAAAAGAAATTATCTATTAGATAAATTACAGCAGGCGAATAAAATGAGTACAACCGATTGCGAACTGGCAAAATTAGAGCCATTACCCGGCGTGCCCTTGTCCCTGCCGCAAAATGCTACGCATTTGTTTCAGCGGTTTTTAAACGAAAACAAAAAAAGCATTACGCTTACAAAAGCTAAGACTACTATAAGCATTGCGCTTCAAAAAAACGTAGCTGCAATACTAAGGCAACAGCAGGCAATACTCAAAGGCAATGGCATTAATAATGCCTGTGCCCTGGTGCTTGATGTGGAAACAGGAAATGCACTGGCTTATGTAGGTAATATTTCTGAAAGATTAAACCCCGAAATGGAAAGTGATGTAGATGTAATTGCAGCGCCAAGAAGCCCGGGGAGTGCATTAAAACCTATACTGTATGCAGCCATGCTAAGCGAAGGTTTAATTTTACCCGGTACATTAGTGCCGGATGTGCCCATGCAAATTGGAAATTATGCACCCAAAAATTTCGACCTGGGCTATGATGGTGCCGTACCTGCTCACAACGCACTTGCACGCAGCCTAAACATACCGGCATTAAAAATGTTGCAGCAATATAAATACCAGCGATTTTATGAAGTACTAAAATCTTGCGGCATTACAACATTAAACAGGCCGGCAGGTAATTATGGCTTAAGCCTTGTGCTTGGAGGATGCGAAGTAACATTATGGGATCTTGCCGGAGTTTATGCTTCAATGGCAAGAACTTTAAATCATCAAACTTTAAATAAAGGCAAGATAAACAACAGTGATTTTCATGCACCAAATTATCTTCAAAAAAAATCGCCCAACAAAAGTATAGTTCAAAATGTAGCCTTAGATGCAACGTCTCTTTATTTTACCTTCCAGGCCATGAAAGAAGTAATGCGGCCAGGTGAAGAAGGGTTATGGCAGCAATTTTCATCCTCGCAAACCATAGCCTGGAAAACCGGAACCAGTTTCGGGTTTAGGGATGGATGGGCCGTTGGCGTTACCCCAAAATATGTAGTAGCGGTATGGTGTGGTAATGCCGATGGCGAAGGCCGACCCGATTTAATTGGCATCAAAACAGCAGCGCCGGTAATGTTTGATATTTTTCGCTTGCTGCCACATGGCGGTTGGTTCAAAAAACCGGTTTACAATTTTAGTTTTGTGCCTGTGTGCCGGCAAAGCGGCTTTAAAGCAAACCTCGATTGTAATGATGTAGATACGTTATTTGTTTCTGAAAATGGAAGTAAATCGCCTTTATGCCCTTATCATCGTATGGTAAATTTAGATGCTTCCGGACTCTACAGGGTTACCGCCGAGTGTGAAAGCCCATCTGCCATGCAACACAAAAGCTGGTTTGTGCTTACACCGGCAATGGAATATTATTATAAACAAAAAAATGCCGACTACATCCCTTTGCCTGCTTTTAAACCGGGTTGCGCTTTTAGCGATGCCGGAAAAACTATTGATATTATTTATCCATTACCCAACGCTAAAATTTATGTGCCGCTTGAAATAAACGGGCAAAGAGGAAAAACAATATTTTCTGCAACACACAGAAGGAGCAATGCGAAAATTTTTTGGAGCCTGGATGATGAGTTTATTGTTACGACTCAACTTTTTCACCAGGTTGCAATAAACCCACCTGTTGGCAAACATACTATTACGCTTGTAGATGAAAATGGTATAACTGTAACCCGGCAATTTGAAATTGTAGAAAAAGAAAAATAA
- the tnpA gene encoding IS200/IS605 family transposase, with protein MANTYTQIHLQFIFAVQNRMSLIQKEWQDRLYQYITGIIQKNKHKMLIVNGMPDHMHIVIGMRPTQSISDLLQDIKGSSSKWINDNKLVKGKFQWQEGYAAFSYSKSALPKLIEYVKNQEEHHRRKKFSDEYKEFLKAFEIEYDENYIFKEIE; from the coding sequence ATGGCAAATACATACACGCAGATTCATTTGCAATTTATTTTTGCTGTTCAAAACAGGATGTCATTAATACAAAAAGAATGGCAAGACAGGCTATATCAATATATAACAGGCATTATACAAAAAAACAAACACAAAATGCTTATTGTTAACGGAATGCCCGACCATATGCATATTGTAATTGGCATGCGTCCAACACAGTCCATCTCCGATTTGCTTCAAGACATAAAGGGCAGTTCTTCAAAATGGATCAATGATAACAAATTGGTCAAAGGAAAATTTCAATGGCAGGAAGGGTATGCTGCATTTTCCTACAGCAAATCTGCATTACCAAAGTTAATTGAATATGTAAAAAACCAGGAAGAACATCACAGGAGAAAAAAATTTTCAGATGAATATAAAGAATTTTTAAAAGCCTTTGAAATTGAATATGACGAAAATTATATTTTTAAAGAAATTGAATAA